The following proteins are co-located in the Paenibacillus sp. FSL H8-0079 genome:
- the mngB gene encoding mannosylglycerate hydrolase, with product MSESNRTKVHVIPHTHWDREWYFTTSRSKVYLVKHVKEVLNALENIDGFHYYLLDAQGSLLDDYIRWCPEDEERIRQLVSAKRLMTGPWYTQTDQLVISSESMVRNLYYGMKTAQKYGHAMKVGYVPDAFGQSAQMPQIYREFGIERFLFWRGVSDNTNPHTEFTWEGSDGSRVFAVQMPFGYYYGGNIPENEEDLIPYLEKQIGALERKASTKHIYFPNGFDQAPVRLNLPELIERFNALDTKREYVMNEPERFLAEIEADSQDLPVLRGELMEAKHMRIHKSIFSTRADLKQQNNRIENLIANTLEPVLAISHSLGHDYPHRIVEDIWKLLFENAAHDSIGGCNSDTTNQDVAFRYKQACDIALNLLDLHMRMIASTIQQEETFAFTLFNTLPYVRGGVTEIEAYIPEESFVIRDTKGRELAYTIVEKVDQTDYVLGQHIDLNPSRKVHLPERVYRAKLLVDLQEIPAMGYTQIVFDFSQGTAPVMERRNGDTIENEHFTVALQANGTLQITDKRSGQVYADQMVFEDNGDDGDSYNYSPPERDLIVSSAGTQMSTTTTQTSVSQTLSLRFTLDVPYDLEERAAGITSGALPMQVEISLRKGEKLIRFHVQVQNEVFSHRLRVLFDTGIASALSIADQPFGVIARPTSLPEVDVWEREQWQEKPITIEAMQSYAGLNNGSHGMAVMTEGVREYEIVGEQMDTIALTLFRTFGFMGKENLLYRPGRASGEKIVATPDAQLLGELSFTFGLHIQTSGFDEANVARAAREYLTPISSYQLCDFLNGRLIFAFRDEERVLERDYSLMSFSDDSNVVLSSFKKAEQSDGYIIRVFNPYLSQSANVNMHFNQPVHAERVSLGEQPLEPQQRLTDGEEVVRLPELAHCKLMTVLVSI from the coding sequence ATGAGTGAGAGCAATCGTACCAAAGTACATGTTATTCCACATACACACTGGGACCGGGAATGGTATTTTACAACCTCCCGTTCCAAAGTGTATCTCGTCAAACACGTCAAGGAAGTATTGAACGCACTGGAGAATATCGATGGATTTCATTATTACCTGCTGGATGCACAGGGTTCGTTGCTGGATGATTACATCCGCTGGTGTCCCGAAGATGAGGAACGTATCCGCCAACTGGTTTCAGCCAAACGACTGATGACTGGACCCTGGTATACACAGACGGATCAATTGGTGATTTCCAGTGAATCCATGGTCCGAAACCTGTATTATGGTATGAAAACAGCACAAAAGTACGGACATGCGATGAAAGTCGGTTATGTTCCGGATGCATTTGGACAATCGGCACAGATGCCGCAGATCTATCGCGAGTTTGGCATTGAACGTTTCCTGTTCTGGAGAGGCGTTTCAGATAATACAAATCCACATACCGAGTTTACGTGGGAAGGATCGGACGGCAGCCGTGTATTTGCTGTACAGATGCCATTCGGGTATTACTACGGCGGTAACATTCCGGAAAATGAGGAAGATCTAATTCCTTATCTGGAGAAACAGATTGGTGCGCTGGAACGCAAAGCCTCGACCAAACATATCTATTTCCCTAATGGGTTTGATCAGGCACCTGTGCGATTGAATCTGCCGGAGTTGATTGAACGCTTCAATGCGTTGGATACAAAACGCGAATATGTGATGAATGAACCGGAACGTTTTCTGGCGGAGATCGAAGCGGATAGTCAAGATCTGCCTGTACTTCGGGGTGAATTAATGGAAGCCAAGCACATGCGCATTCACAAGTCCATTTTTTCCACCCGTGCGGATCTCAAACAACAGAATAACCGAATTGAGAATCTGATCGCCAATACGCTCGAACCTGTGCTTGCCATTAGCCATTCTCTCGGGCATGATTACCCGCATCGCATTGTGGAGGACATCTGGAAGCTGTTGTTTGAGAATGCGGCACATGACAGCATCGGTGGCTGTAACAGCGATACAACGAATCAGGACGTTGCGTTCCGTTACAAACAGGCCTGCGATATCGCACTGAATTTGCTCGACCTGCATATGCGGATGATTGCTTCAACGATACAGCAGGAGGAGACATTTGCGTTCACCCTGTTCAACACGCTACCGTATGTGCGAGGCGGCGTTACCGAGATTGAAGCTTATATTCCGGAAGAATCCTTTGTCATTCGGGATACGAAGGGACGCGAGCTGGCCTATACGATTGTAGAAAAAGTAGACCAGACCGATTATGTGCTTGGACAGCACATCGATCTCAATCCAAGCCGCAAAGTGCATCTGCCGGAACGGGTATATCGCGCCAAATTGCTGGTGGATCTGCAAGAGATCCCGGCAATGGGCTACACCCAGATTGTGTTTGATTTCAGTCAGGGCACTGCACCTGTCATGGAGCGACGTAACGGAGACACGATTGAAAATGAACATTTCACCGTTGCGCTGCAAGCAAACGGCACCTTGCAAATTACGGACAAGCGATCAGGCCAAGTGTATGCAGATCAAATGGTCTTTGAAGATAATGGGGATGACGGAGATTCCTACAACTATTCTCCACCTGAGCGTGACCTGATTGTTTCTTCCGCAGGCACCCAGATGAGCACAACGACCACCCAAACGTCTGTATCCCAGACACTGTCCCTGCGTTTCACGCTGGATGTCCCCTACGATCTGGAAGAGCGGGCCGCAGGCATCACATCGGGTGCACTGCCAATGCAGGTGGAGATATCCCTTCGCAAAGGAGAGAAGCTGATCCGCTTCCACGTTCAGGTGCAGAATGAAGTGTTCAGCCACCGTCTGCGTGTCCTTTTTGATACAGGAATTGCTTCCGCTCTATCCATTGCAGACCAACCGTTTGGTGTGATTGCTCGTCCAACCTCATTGCCAGAAGTGGACGTATGGGAGCGCGAACAATGGCAGGAGAAACCGATCACCATTGAAGCGATGCAGAGTTATGCCGGGTTGAACAACGGTTCGCATGGTATGGCTGTGATGACGGAAGGTGTGCGTGAGTATGAGATTGTTGGTGAGCAAATGGATACCATTGCTCTGACCTTGTTCCGCACTTTCGGTTTCATGGGTAAGGAAAATCTATTGTATCGTCCTGGCCGGGCTTCCGGTGAGAAAATTGTAGCAACACCAGACGCGCAATTACTTGGCGAGCTTTCCTTTACCTTTGGCCTGCATATCCAGACTTCGGGGTTCGACGAAGCAAATGTAGCTCGTGCTGCGCGTGAATATTTGACACCGATCAGCAGTTATCAGCTGTGCGACTTTTTGAACGGACGATTGATCTTTGCTTTCCGCGATGAGGAACGTGTTCTGGAACGTGATTACAGTCTGATGTCGTTCAGCGACGATTCCAACGTGGTGTTAAGCAGCTTCAAGAAAGCAGAGCAGAGTGACGGATACATTATACGTGTCTTCAATCCGTACTTGTCACAGTCTGCTAACGTGAACATGCACTTTAATCAACCTGTACATGCAGAACGTGTATCTCTTGGTGAACAACCCCTGGAGCCTCAACAGAGGTTAACTGATGGAGAAGAGGTTGTTCGTTTACCGGAACTCGCACATTGTAAATTGATGACGGTACTTGTATCGATATAA
- a CDS encoding BglG family transcription antiterminator, translating to MIFPTKRLKKLFHLIHGEGQEQAWTSQALADRLEVTVRTIRDDLKKLDHILAGHGGSLESKRGRGYSIRVHDAKRYDELLEERKDDRQKGAPVPGSPDERIRYELFKLLGEPGHIKMEDLADQLYISRATMNNDLKIIRQILENYQLQLQIKPGHGVKVVGDEQRFRYCLAEYADARDEELGPEGMTAAQERLLYPIEPAHIREIVIRHVGKQNVRIADVALKDLITHLAVMVLRIKQGHELERFEKVEANPQDQQLAQQIIQDLESLYSIHCPVGERDYLLLHIVSKKMTATDWNGLRSDPLYVAVLQMLGHIYERYTYDLRDDERLPNDLYAHLKPMITRLEHGMNMRNPLLGHIRKYYPLAYEITISAVKQLQTYVPHEINDSEIGYLALHIGAALERKYQIPHRKRKSVLLVCGSGYGTARILESRLRSLFAELEVSRVVSLREYEEMGSVPEDLVISTIRLRESKGKPSAVIAAIPSERDMATITHLVRTSDEQEEMTLLRYFDPALFMFRSDQPDKMALMAEMSGALLEKGIVTEQFWPAVQEREKMASTALGRGMAIPHPMELSSTRTTVSVCLLEKPIPWDEENEVHAVFMLSICKEDYEQAMGIYDLFVELIRQEEQLESLRSCGSFDAFAQLVCETLSLKSTEVY from the coding sequence ATGATTTTTCCAACCAAGCGGTTGAAAAAGCTGTTCCATCTCATTCATGGTGAAGGACAGGAACAGGCTTGGACGAGCCAAGCACTTGCAGACAGGTTGGAAGTTACGGTGCGTACCATTCGGGATGATCTGAAAAAGTTGGATCATATTCTAGCAGGACACGGCGGGAGCCTGGAGTCTAAGCGTGGACGGGGATATTCCATTCGTGTGCATGATGCGAAGCGGTATGATGAGCTGTTGGAGGAACGGAAGGATGATCGGCAAAAAGGTGCGCCAGTACCTGGATCGCCTGATGAGCGTATCCGTTATGAATTGTTCAAGCTGCTTGGTGAACCGGGTCATATCAAGATGGAAGACCTCGCTGATCAGCTGTATATAAGCCGTGCAACGATGAACAATGATCTAAAAATCATTCGTCAGATTCTGGAGAACTACCAGCTTCAGCTTCAGATCAAGCCAGGACATGGTGTGAAGGTCGTCGGAGACGAGCAAAGGTTCCGCTATTGCCTTGCCGAATACGCTGATGCGCGAGATGAAGAACTGGGGCCGGAAGGCATGACTGCTGCACAGGAACGTTTGTTGTATCCAATCGAACCTGCGCACATCCGCGAGATCGTCATTCGCCATGTAGGCAAACAGAATGTTCGTATTGCAGATGTGGCCCTGAAAGATCTGATTACGCATCTGGCTGTTATGGTATTGCGTATTAAACAAGGGCATGAACTGGAGCGATTCGAGAAAGTGGAGGCGAATCCGCAGGATCAACAACTTGCACAACAGATTATTCAGGATCTGGAGTCGTTATATTCCATTCATTGTCCAGTCGGAGAGCGAGATTATCTGTTGCTTCATATTGTTAGCAAAAAAATGACCGCTACCGATTGGAATGGACTTCGAAGTGACCCATTATATGTTGCTGTACTGCAGATGCTGGGACATATCTATGAACGGTACACCTATGATCTGCGAGATGATGAACGCTTGCCGAATGATCTGTATGCCCATCTGAAACCCATGATTACGCGCCTGGAACATGGCATGAACATGCGGAATCCACTGCTGGGACATATACGTAAATATTATCCACTCGCCTATGAGATTACGATCAGTGCAGTGAAACAGCTACAGACATACGTACCTCATGAGATCAATGACAGTGAGATTGGTTACCTGGCTCTTCATATTGGTGCAGCATTGGAACGTAAATACCAGATTCCTCATCGCAAACGGAAATCCGTATTACTCGTCTGTGGGTCAGGATACGGCACAGCCCGTATTCTTGAATCCAGATTGCGCTCTTTATTTGCCGAGCTGGAGGTCTCTCGTGTAGTTTCGCTAAGAGAGTACGAGGAGATGGGGAGTGTGCCTGAAGATTTGGTCATTTCCACGATCCGGTTACGGGAGTCCAAAGGCAAGCCGTCGGCTGTCATTGCTGCGATTCCATCGGAACGCGACATGGCAACGATCACTCATCTGGTGCGAACCAGTGATGAGCAGGAGGAAATGACGTTGCTGCGTTACTTTGATCCAGCGTTGTTCATGTTTCGGTCCGATCAGCCTGATAAAATGGCACTTATGGCTGAGATGAGCGGGGCGCTGTTGGAGAAGGGGATTGTAACGGAGCAATTCTGGCCAGCTGTGCAGGAGCGGGAAAAGATGGCTTCAACCGCGCTTGGAAGAGGTATGGCGATTCCGCATCCCATGGAGCTGAGTTCAACCCGTACGACCGTATCGGTATGTCTGCTCGAGAAGCCGATTCCTTGGGATGAAGAGAATGAAGTACATGCGGTATTTATGTTATCCATATGCAAAGAGGATTACGAACAGGCGATGGGGATCTATGATCTGTTTGTAGAGTTGATTCGGCAGGAGGAGCAGCTGGAAAGCCTGCGATCCTGCGGCAGCTTCGATGCCTTTGCCCAACTTGTATGTGAAACGTTGAGTCTGAAAAGTACCGAAGTGTATTAA
- a CDS encoding sporulation protein — MSFFKKMLASVGVGAAKVNTELHTPEVTPGGIISGVVYIEGGDVEQNVDRIYLSIKTHYIRERDDRKVKETAVIAKYLLTEGFTLQPGAKLEKDFSFDLPENLPITLHRAEVWVETGLDISSAVDPSDRDRLHVVPSKDMNTVLDAIDILGFKLREVTNDYAPKLGGNLPFVQEFEFVPTSKFRGHLDELEVLFYPMGDSLELLLQIDRRARGLSGIFSEAMGTDESFVRLHLYERHLQRGAHSVAQGLEEVISKHI, encoded by the coding sequence ATGTCATTTTTCAAGAAAATGTTAGCCAGTGTAGGTGTTGGAGCAGCCAAAGTGAATACAGAATTGCATACACCAGAGGTCACGCCTGGAGGAATCATCTCAGGGGTTGTGTACATTGAAGGTGGAGATGTGGAACAGAACGTAGATCGAATCTATCTTTCAATCAAAACCCATTACATACGGGAGCGCGATGATCGCAAAGTAAAAGAAACAGCTGTTATAGCCAAATATTTGCTCACCGAAGGTTTCACATTGCAGCCTGGAGCCAAATTGGAGAAAGACTTCTCATTTGACCTGCCAGAAAATCTGCCTATTACACTGCATCGTGCAGAAGTGTGGGTAGAAACGGGCCTCGATATCTCAAGCGCCGTGGACCCATCCGACCGGGACAGACTACATGTTGTTCCTAGCAAAGACATGAATACCGTGCTCGATGCAATCGATATCCTTGGCTTCAAGCTGCGTGAAGTGACCAATGACTACGCACCAAAGCTGGGCGGAAATCTGCCATTTGTGCAGGAATTCGAATTTGTGCCAACGAGCAAGTTTCGTGGGCATCTGGATGAGCTGGAAGTGCTGTTCTATCCGATGGGCGATTCGCTGGAACTGTTGTTACAGATCGACCGCCGCGCTCGTGGACTCAGTGGAATATTTTCCGAAGCGATGGGAACGGATGAGAGCTTCGTCCGCCTGCATCTGTATGAACGACATCTGCAGCGGGGTGCGCATTCTGTCGCTCAGGGTCTGGAAGAAGTCATATCCAAACATATTTAA
- a CDS encoding cupin domain-containing protein, with the protein MNTEFSEQNYGETGVKTSFEQMANGEQKYKMIAEDGSYYCRTVALSQGAWQNSHVHVNITEFYVVQTGWIAYASYGDDQMISIQVMREGEHIVVQPGVHHNIYMSAHSAIHTIKHGLNTSSDWTASPELDRLTQSLTEKELLQKYD; encoded by the coding sequence GTGAACACAGAATTTTCAGAACAGAACTATGGTGAGACGGGTGTGAAAACCAGCTTCGAGCAGATGGCGAACGGGGAACAGAAATATAAAATGATAGCAGAAGACGGTAGTTATTATTGTAGAACCGTTGCTTTATCCCAGGGAGCTTGGCAAAACAGCCATGTACACGTCAATATAACGGAGTTTTATGTGGTACAAACCGGATGGATTGCATATGCCAGTTATGGAGATGACCAGATGATTTCCATTCAAGTGATGCGTGAAGGCGAGCATATCGTTGTCCAGCCGGGAGTCCACCATAATATATATATGTCTGCACATAGCGCGATCCATACCATCAAACATGGACTCAATACCTCCAGTGATTGGACGGCATCCCCTGAGTTGGATAGGTTAACTCAATCTTTAACAGAGAAGGAGCTACTCCAGAAGTATGATTAA
- a CDS encoding GNAT family N-acetyltransferase — translation MNVYESDEITVRFLKIEDEHHLVKWLSDPEVLQYYEGRDRPHDLERVREHFYNLEDDATRCIVEYRGGPIGYIQFYKLEEEERTAYGYGNTDTDEIIYGTDQFIGEVDYWNKGIGTQLVQSMLNFLINEKHARKVVMDPQAWNLRAISCYEKCGFQRMKLLEKHEQHEGQMRDCWLMEYSL, via the coding sequence ATGAACGTATATGAATCGGATGAAATTACCGTACGTTTCTTGAAGATTGAAGATGAACACCACCTGGTGAAGTGGCTGTCAGACCCGGAAGTTCTTCAATACTATGAAGGGCGTGATCGGCCGCATGATCTGGAACGGGTAAGAGAACATTTTTACAATCTGGAGGATGATGCTACTCGTTGTATCGTGGAGTATAGAGGAGGCCCTATTGGATACATTCAGTTCTATAAGCTTGAGGAAGAAGAGCGAACGGCGTATGGTTATGGAAACACGGATACGGATGAGATCATCTATGGAACGGATCAGTTTATTGGAGAGGTAGATTACTGGAATAAAGGGATAGGTACACAGTTGGTGCAGTCCATGCTTAATTTTCTGATTAACGAAAAGCATGCTCGAAAAGTAGTCATGGACCCTCAAGCCTGGAATTTGCGAGCCATATCTTGTTATGAGAAATGTGGTTTTCAAAGGATGAAGCTGTTAGAGAAACATGAGCAGCATGAAGGACAGATGAGAGACTGTTGGCTCATGGAATATTCCCTGTAG
- a CDS encoding YfiT family bacillithiol transferase, translating into MDERFPIGPFVHTGEVTPAQREQWIQDIAELPERAREAVKGLSEEQLSLPYREGGWMLKQVIHHMADSHMNSMIRFKLALTEDTPTIRPYYEERWAELSDSRDLDIEFSLQILDALHRRWVFLLNALTDADYAKQFYHPSSQETTRLDYNLGMYAWHGKHHVAHITSLRDRLGI; encoded by the coding sequence ATGGATGAGAGATTTCCAATAGGACCATTTGTACACACGGGTGAGGTTACGCCTGCACAGAGAGAGCAGTGGATTCAGGATATTGCTGAGCTGCCTGAACGTGCGCGCGAAGCGGTAAAGGGACTGAGTGAAGAGCAATTAAGTCTGCCGTACCGAGAAGGTGGATGGATGCTCAAACAGGTGATTCACCACATGGCAGATAGCCACATGAACAGCATGATTCGTTTCAAGCTGGCACTGACAGAGGACACCCCTACGATTCGGCCTTATTATGAAGAGCGCTGGGCTGAATTGAGTGATTCAAGGGACCTGGATATCGAATTCTCGCTGCAAATTCTGGATGCGCTCCATCGTCGCTGGGTGTTTCTGTTAAACGCGTTGACAGATGCAGATTATGCCAAACAATTCTATCATCCCTCATCGCAAGAAACGACGAGACTGGATTATAATCTGGGCATGTATGCTTGGCATGGCAAACACCATGTTGCTCATATCACATCGCTTCGGGACAGACTGGGAATTTAA
- a CDS encoding GNAT family N-acetyltransferase has translation MTDIHIRLLNENDPLVISQAFQAQGWHKSAEQYFYYLAEQQNGERVTLVAELNGEFAGYVNVLWYSSYPSFREQGIPEINDFNVLMKYQRQGIGSRLMDRAEEVILERTDVAGIGVGVFSDYGKAQILYAHRGYIPDGQGVHKHDHYIQPGEETIMDDDVVLYLTKKLKAAQEV, from the coding sequence ATGACGGATATACATATACGGCTCTTAAATGAGAATGATCCACTTGTAATCTCGCAGGCTTTTCAAGCGCAGGGATGGCATAAATCTGCCGAGCAGTATTTTTATTACCTGGCTGAACAACAGAATGGGGAACGCGTAACCTTGGTAGCCGAGTTGAATGGAGAATTTGCCGGATACGTGAATGTATTGTGGTATTCCAGCTACCCATCTTTCAGGGAACAAGGCATTCCCGAAATTAACGATTTTAATGTGCTGATGAAGTACCAGCGCCAAGGTATTGGTTCGCGGCTTATGGACCGAGCAGAGGAAGTTATTCTGGAACGAACGGATGTAGCAGGCATTGGTGTAGGCGTGTTTTCTGATTATGGCAAAGCGCAAATTCTATATGCCCATCGCGGATACATACCAGACGGTCAGGGTGTACACAAGCACGATCATTACATTCAGCCGGGTGAAGAAACAATTATGGACGACGATGTTGTACTGTATCTTACGAAGAAGTTAAAAGCTGCGCAAGAAGTGTAA
- a CDS encoding VOC family protein translates to MFSKVGQIMLYVNNQDESLAFWTEIAGFHIVDEVNLDEGMRWIEIAPTPNSQTSIILHDKEFMERMSAGVNLGTPSLMFFTENLDQLYADLASKHVTVGEIVEMPTGRVFNFADNEGNYFAVLERAK, encoded by the coding sequence ATGTTTAGCAAAGTCGGCCAGATTATGTTGTATGTCAACAATCAGGATGAATCATTGGCATTTTGGACGGAAATTGCGGGGTTCCATATTGTGGATGAAGTAAACCTTGACGAGGGTATGAGATGGATTGAGATTGCGCCCACCCCAAATTCGCAGACGAGCATTATTCTTCATGACAAGGAGTTTATGGAGCGGATGTCGGCGGGTGTAAATCTGGGCACACCTTCGTTAATGTTCTTCACCGAAAATCTGGATCAATTATATGCCGACTTGGCTAGTAAACATGTAACGGTCGGAGAGATTGTCGAGATGCCAACGGGGCGTGTCTTCAACTTTGCCGATAACGAAGGGAATTACTTTGCAGTCTTGGAACGGGCGAAGTAA
- a CDS encoding class I SAM-dependent methyltransferase has translation MEKTIKHVQDLYDMLDADFRSAKQFWEPFYEDRNRPIPFFPNKPDENLVALVNTGVLSGGKALELGCGPGRNALYLTRQGYQVDAYDLSETAIAWANERAAEEQLDVHFECRSVFELAPEQEYDLVYDSGCLHHLLPHQRIPYIDMIHNALRPGGCFGMTCFAPGFGDIGGPETVMNDWQVYQEKSMRGGLAFTEEKLRYMLEDGFECVEFRAMKAMEQHEPCFGVPFLWATLWRKKNS, from the coding sequence ATGGAAAAGACGATCAAACATGTGCAGGATCTATATGATATGCTCGATGCGGATTTCAGATCTGCCAAGCAGTTTTGGGAACCTTTCTATGAGGATCGGAACAGACCTATTCCCTTTTTCCCAAACAAACCGGATGAAAATCTGGTAGCGCTTGTGAACACAGGTGTGCTGAGCGGCGGCAAGGCACTGGAACTGGGTTGTGGCCCGGGCAGAAATGCATTGTATTTAACCCGCCAAGGATATCAGGTTGATGCTTATGATCTTTCGGAGACAGCTATTGCCTGGGCTAACGAGAGAGCGGCAGAAGAGCAACTGGACGTGCATTTTGAATGTCGATCTGTGTTCGAACTGGCACCAGAGCAAGAATATGATCTTGTCTACGACTCGGGTTGTCTGCACCATCTGCTACCACATCAGCGCATTCCCTACATAGATATGATCCATAATGCACTCCGTCCAGGAGGATGTTTTGGAATGACTTGTTTTGCTCCGGGTTTTGGCGATATTGGTGGGCCGGAAACCGTTATGAATGACTGGCAGGTGTATCAAGAGAAGTCGATGCGAGGTGGTCTTGCATTCACGGAGGAGAAGCTTCGCTACATGCTGGAAGATGGCTTCGAATGTGTCGAGTTCCGTGCGATGAAGGCGATGGAGCAGCATGAACCGTGTTTTGGTGTTCCTTTTCTATGGGCCACGTTGTGGAGAAAGAAAAACTCGTAA
- a CDS encoding SDR family NAD(P)-dependent oxidoreductase yields the protein MGTGTGTGTGRRHFIITGTSKGIGLQLAQLLLAKGDYVYGISRGSSDLLESGEEWSGRYRHVQYDLADLNGIDDLITRILDQIPSQEAEFIGLINNAAMLEPLRPIDQCSAVEISQSLNISLAAPMILSSSFIQQTNHLSARRKIVNLSSGSGSYPAPSMAVYCTSKAGMNMFTQCLSLEQTGQQNPVEIIAFDPGMVDTELQAVARGKSAEEFALAGMFNQVYESGQLRSPRDVAMQLIERMDENSDASHVIHTVES from the coding sequence ATGGGAACAGGAACAGGAACAGGAACAGGAAGAAGACACTTTATCATTACAGGCACATCGAAAGGAATTGGTTTACAACTTGCGCAGTTATTATTGGCTAAGGGAGACTACGTTTATGGTATTTCACGTGGGAGTTCGGATCTGTTGGAATCAGGCGAGGAATGGAGCGGGCGTTACCGCCATGTTCAGTATGATCTTGCCGACCTGAATGGGATCGATGATTTGATTACACGCATATTGGACCAAATACCTTCTCAGGAAGCTGAATTCATTGGACTCATTAATAATGCAGCGATGCTGGAGCCTCTAAGACCTATCGATCAGTGCAGTGCGGTTGAGATAAGTCAGAGTCTTAACATCAGTCTCGCAGCGCCGATGATATTGAGTTCATCTTTTATTCAACAAACAAATCACCTGTCCGCCAGACGTAAAATTGTTAATCTCTCATCGGGTTCGGGAAGTTATCCCGCGCCTTCAATGGCAGTGTACTGTACATCGAAGGCAGGCATGAACATGTTCACCCAATGCTTATCTTTGGAACAAACGGGTCAACAGAACCCTGTTGAGATTATTGCTTTTGATCCGGGGATGGTGGATACGGAATTGCAGGCTGTTGCACGAGGCAAAAGTGCAGAGGAGTTCGCCCTTGCAGGTATGTTCAATCAAGTATATGAATCAGGACAATTAAGATCGCCACGAGACGTAGCGATGCAGTTGATCGAGCGGATGGACGAAAACAGTGATGCAAGCCATGTTATACACACTGTTGAGAGCTAA
- a CDS encoding response regulator transcription factor, producing the protein MFKIMLIEDDETLFSEIKERLSQWSYDVYGVQDFGKVLQEYSVIQPQLVIIDIQLPQYDGFHWCRIIRSHSNVPIIFLSSRDHPADMVMSMHLGADDFIQKPFHFDVLIAKIQATLRRVYNYNTEHIELRTWRGAAIEYVKNTLTCGGESVLLTKNEMFILKVLVEHKNQIVTREDLIRSLWDHEHFVSDNTLTVNVNRLRKKLEPIGLERYIETKVGQGYMATEEAEA; encoded by the coding sequence TTGTTTAAAATTATGCTCATTGAAGACGACGAAACGTTATTCAGTGAAATCAAGGAACGTTTGTCCCAGTGGTCGTATGACGTGTATGGTGTGCAGGATTTTGGAAAGGTATTGCAGGAGTATAGTGTAATTCAGCCGCAACTGGTCATTATTGATATTCAGTTACCTCAATATGACGGGTTCCATTGGTGCCGGATCATTCGTTCGCACTCTAATGTGCCGATTATCTTTTTATCCTCACGGGATCATCCTGCGGATATGGTCATGTCCATGCATTTGGGTGCAGACGATTTTATCCAGAAGCCTTTTCACTTCGATGTATTGATTGCCAAGATCCAAGCGACTTTGCGGAGGGTGTATAACTATAATACAGAGCATATTGAACTTCGAACCTGGCGTGGTGCTGCTATTGAATATGTGAAAAATACACTGACCTGCGGGGGTGAATCTGTCCTGTTGACCAAAAATGAGATGTTCATTCTTAAAGTGCTGGTCGAGCACAAAAATCAGATTGTTACCCGTGAAGATCTCATCCGCAGCTTGTGGGATCATGAGCATTTCGTAAGTGACAACACGCTGACGGTTAACGTTAATCGGTTACGGAAGAAACTTGAACCCATCGGCTTGGAGCGTTACATTGAAACCAAAGTAGGTCAGGGCTACATGGCAACGGAAGAGGCAGAAGCATGA